Proteins from a single region of Plasmodium cynomolgi strain B DNA, scaffold: 0042, whole genome shotgun sequence:
- a CDS encoding CYIR protein (putative;~vir-type antigen), translating to MCTKFETHCNEIDGKGILNFTEAKKLCIVIVRCLEKLSDDNSPQHNDYCSYLCYWLYEKIDENNMDKSANVNDVPIFKYLIEAWRKMNKEKLKYKCNPENINDVKLNELKNRKLAYFFLKISKILNKLLLPKMWLCALNYFSCNLSYKLMSLMCELEKCKSAEKSTLTTIHLDTKSDKGEGGREAPEHKNIPKSSRKFSDLKKCIKCIKCIKCIKCIKCIKCIKCKRFDGYNNHKYTKGIRFNKISMSSKIKRSIDCSSSRIWKIIESPAARKPWVRSSHSIII from the exons ATGTGTACCAAATTTGAAACTCATTGCAATGAAATAGATGGCAAAGGAATTCTCAATTTTACAGAAGCCAAAAAACTTTGTATTGTTATAGTACGTTGTTTAGAAAAACTAAGTGATGATAATTCCCCCCAACATAATGATTACTGCagttatttatgttattggctctatgaaaaaatagatgaaaataatatggACAAATCTGCAAATGTTAATGATGTGCCTATTTTCAAATATCTTATTGAAGCATGGAGGAAGATgaataaggaaaaattaaaatataaatgtaatccggaaaatataaatgatgttaaattaaatgaattaaaaaataggaaacttgcgtacttttttttaaaaatctcgaaaatattaaataaattattactCCCAAAAATGTGGCTATGCGCACTAA ATTATTTTTCCTGTAATCTCAGTTATAAACTGATGTCTCTCATGTgtgaattagaaaaatgcaaaagtgcAGAAAAATCAACTCTTACAACAATACACCTTGATACCAAAAGTGATAAAGGCGAAGGAGGTCGAGAAGCCCCagagcataaaaatattccgAAG AGCTCCAGAAAGTTCAGTGACTTAAAGAAGTGCATCAAGTGTATCAAGTGCATCAAGTGTATCAAGTGCATCAAGTGTATCAAGTGCATCAAGTGTAAGAGGTTCGACGGTTACAATAACCACAAATACACCAAAGGCATCAGGTTCAATAAGATAAGCATGTCAAGTAAGATTAAAAGGTCCATTGACTGCAGCAGCAGCCGTATCTGGAAAATCATTGAATCCCCCGCAGCAAGGAAGCCCTGGGTACGCTCTTCGCACAGTATCATCatataa